The genomic interval TGACACTCACATCTCTTGACATGTTATAATATTTACACTTGATAAAGGAAGTGAGTGTCAAATGTTTAAAGTGTAGGGAAGTTGAAGGCTAATGACCCATTATTTATACCCTCTCAAACTATATCAAACCTAATATTAATTTGCaacaattaaatatttttaaattgattaaCAAATTAATATTGCATTTATCATCTTTGAAAGCCACTAGCCTtcaattgaataatttattggTATCACACATGTATTTGACTTTATTTCTCGGTCTTGGTCTAAATCCATGACATGTAGTATTCAATCATATTACAATCTCGTCTCTCGATTTTCGACTgtaatacataaaataattaaaaagctCAAATTTTGAAGGCATTAGAACAATAAAACATGCACTCATAAAATTTAGGAAATCAACtggataataattaaattataggCTCAACAAAAGGTAACCTGATCTTGATAAACTAAACTTAGTTCACAGTTCAAGATCAGAATAAACTTAGTTCATAGTTTGATCGAAGAAATATAGTCTAACAATGTTTAGCAACACCTCAAAAATGTCATCGCTCTAAACAAAATTAAGAGACAGTTTAATATAAGGATAAACTCTTGAATATCAATCTTTGGTTGATCCTTCTTTGTTTCCCTTGCATTCTTCCGCTGCTTCTATCATTTCTTCTTCAAAATATGTCGCTCcctattaatattatatatatgtgagTCAACGTGGAACCCTGGGCCTAGGCGCActaattcttttatttttcatatgtGAGTCAACAATATCTGATAAGGCATTGATCCTTGCAATATCAGTGTTCATCTAAAGCCTTGTTGATCTTGATACATGTTGAATAATTCTTGTAATCAAACTTGGTAAACATAACCTGTTAGGTGCTTACATAAACACTTGACAAATTTCACATCTACACTGCTCTTTTCTGTTCTTTGCAGGCATAATTCTGGTAGCAATCATTTACTATTTTTCTCAACCTCTAGGAACCATGACATGGATCAGGGCATTACTGTATCCTTTCCATGCCTGTTTATATAATTGGAGAATGTGGTCTACATTTCCGTTTGGATGATCTTTTTTGTATGGTTGGATAATGTAATCTCCATGTCCTTGACCACTTAACTAAAGATATTGTGCTCTTGCACCAACTATTTTAGCTGGTCGAATCGATCCCCTACTTTTTGAGGCTCTATATGTGAGTCACAATGTCTACTATTTATGCACTTACTTTGTTTTTGCTACTCTTCATCAGTAATATTTACAAAGTTTGAgctttgaaaatttaatttgtGTGGGTCAAATTTCACAGGCTTCTCAACACGCAATATTTTTCTGTGCAAGGATTCCACAGATCTGGGCCAACTTAAAGGCAAGGATTTAATCCAACCTTATTTCTTGGTATTTTAGCAATTATGAGATATCTCTTTTGATCTAATTACATATACTAATTCCATGATTGAGATTTTGTTTCTGCAATATTCAAAGGAAACTTAAAAATTATGGTGTTCTGGAAGTGCGAAGGATATTTTCTAAATTGTGGAAAAAAGTCTTGATTTAAATCAACTGTTTTGGATGAAATTTTTTTagtaataaaatttgaaatagtACAGGTTCCCCCTTATCGTCTAACAAGTTATTATTGCTGTTTTGAGCAGAACAAAAGTACGGGCGAGCTTAGCCTTTTGACGTCGTTGATGAATTTTGCAGGTTCAATGGGTAAGTTTGTTGCATTTTCGCATTCGCGTAGTTGGATTTAATGGGAGGTATGTAATTGACTAATTGTCTAATTGATGTTACTTTCTCTTTACCAGTAAGGGTCTTCACCAGCATGCAGGAAAAGGCACCAATGAGTGGTAAATTTACGTTTTCTTATTTGCTGGAAACTAATATTGGTAGTGAAACCTATGAAAACATTAAAATATAATGACTCTCCATAATGTCATGTGATTGCTATCGATTACTGCATGCTATACAAGACCGACTTCAGCCCCACGTGGTCTTGGAATTTGCATTTTTAGTCCCTGGTTAATGGAGTTGGATGAGTTTTTTGTATCTTAATATGTACTCAATTTAGGACCTATGACAAACAATTGAATATCTTGTTAAACTGTTGTTTGAACTGACTTTTATCTTTGTTTCTTGAATTTGCTGTAGTGGTTTTGGGCTCCGTTATTGGCATTATGACTAATGGCACCATCTTAAGTCAAATAATTCTGTACCAAAAACCACCTGCAAAGAAACAAAAGAAAGCTGATTAGAGAACTAAAGATTGCTTCTCCAGGTTTCTCATACTGCCAAGGACGAAtcaattttggtggaaaaatTTGTACGCTGTTGCACGGTAACGGTTCTAATTATTGCATTATTTCGTGTTTGACTAAAGTTTTACAATATTTGatgtaaaaaataattatgttcTCTTTAATTTTCTATTTACTATATAAAGGAATtctccaaaaattaatatacgaTAGAATAAACATTCTCTCAGTTCCTAATTGCCCTTTAAAATACCAGGCTCTATGCACAAACATCTAAGCCACTATAGACTATAGTAAACTCAAATATATGAGAAAATAACTATTAAGTCCTTGTATTTTAGTTCTTGAACTTATCATGAAAACATTTTTGTCTTGTAAACTTTTAAAAAAGAGcgcaaaaataatttttaccccACTATCTACAATAATTGAGTACAAGTTCTTGCTCTATTAGGTCAAATGCAACACCTAAGAAATGAAATTTCTATTTTTGTATCTCCAAAATATAGTTTATgtcttatattttattttttatagcatgatcgttgaatgtttattttgttttatgatCTAATTATGATACTCTTTTATTTGTTTATGACTTCATTTAGAGGGCCAATAATTATAGATCATTATGTATAGCTTGTTTAATTAAGTCGACTTcttcttgtttttgttttgttttgtttttgttttttgtgaCGGGAACATACATGCGTATTTGGTAAACTTTCGTACTTAATGCAAGAATCATGCTTAACATAATAATTTGCAAACCGACTAAGTATCATTGTAAACCATCCACCGACGAAGGTAGGCTATCGGGTTCGAATTTTCAGTAAAGTCATATTGCGTGTCGTCTTTGTGTATGCATAATAGTATTTTTATTTAGTAAGTGAGATTGATGTTGCCATCTCATCTCACCCTCTTATCTAAATTGGTACCTTCTCCGATTCCAGAACCATGTCTCCGATTTAatcaaaactctttttattcTGAACCACGTATATTTACAGGCATTTCCCATCCATTTCTTTATTATATGCCTTGTATTATAACTTGTTCCCTCAGAACTCAGACAAGCCATAATAAGCAGCTTCATGCTCTCCAAGTCCCCATGATTGTTTAGCTGCATCAATATTCAATAAACAAAAGATCAAcagtttgaaaaaaaatatattattaacaAACATAATAATATAAAGAAGCTCCATTTTGATTGTAACCTTGTGTAGAAAGAGCCCAGTTGCTATCAACTCCCACGTGCCATGCAAAGTAACCAAGCAACCCTTTCTGCTTGGCATACGAAACTTTAGCAGCAACTGACTGAGTGTCATCGTAACCGATCCAAGTCGTCCCTGAGTAACAGTAATTAGTCACAATCGTGGAGTTGTAGATAACCACCGTGCCAGTATTGCTGGCAATGAAATTCTTGATTTGGGTGTAGCCCATCGCGCCGCCATCTGGTGCGGCAGGTCCTGTCGATGGTGCCAACATGCCATGATTATTGGCATTGGCCAAACGCCAAGCATACCCGTAAAACGGTATCCCAAGTGCCAGTTTCTTGGCACCTAAACCTGCCTGAATCCAAGAATCGATTCCATAACTTCCACTAACTTGGCTGGTTGAATCATACAGCATAGAATGTGAATTTGTGTATCCATACCATGAAGGACCGTAGAAGTCATATGCCATAGCGTTGACCCAATCGAGATTCGTATTGATCGAATTCACTGGGTAGTTCAGTCCGTTTACGTTCGCCGCGTAGTAAAACGCTGCCGTTAGCAGAAGGGCCGACTTCCCGGAGCTCTGGGCCTCCGTCGTTACGGCGGTGCGCCATTCTGTTAAAAGGGTACCTAAGTTAGTCATATCCGAGGATGTTTGCGGGTACTCCCAGTCGAGATCAAGCCCGTAAAATCCGTAGGATCTGGCTAACTTTATGGAAGAATCGATGAAAGATTTTCTTGAAGATGATTGACTAGCCATCTGAGAGAAGACAGTTTTGTTAGCACTTCCACCACCAATGGACAAAAGGGTTTTGACAGAAGGGTTATTGAGTTGAACAGTTCTTGTGAACTGGTAGAAAGAAGCATTATTTGCGGAAGAAATGGTGACTTGTTTGGTTTGAGGATCAAGATCCGCAAATGCGCAGAATATGTGCGTGAAAAGAGCCGAGTTGATGTCTGAGGCTGCGAATCCACTGTCTGGGAACCAGTACACACCATTCACTGCATTTTGTCCTGCACAAAATTGCAGTTCAACGAGAGAAACGACAGAGAAAATAAGGAAGATCTTCATCGACGAAGCCATTTTGAAAAGTCGAGGCTCTTCCTCTATGTTTTTATAGTAAAAAATTATCGAATTCGAGTTTTATTCGTGCAAGTAACCTATCACGTGGCTTGACTTTGCATTCAGAAATCAGAGTTATAAGTTTATTATGAGACGATAtttattcgtgagatgacataaaaaatattatttttatgagtGACTCGAATagaatatttgtctcacaaagtTAACTTCTTAAATCGTTtcacattaattttttttttgttaattacATAATGCGGAAATTTTTTACCACTCCCACGATGATAAAAGCTACTTGCTTAATTTTTCGTCTAGATTAGGTGGCGTTAAACtttttgaattaaatttttgCAAGGTGGACATTTCTCCGACCGGTAACTTCACTATGACACAAATTATATAATGCAAACGTTTTCGATTTTGAAACGCAATCGAATTATGCAATAATTGGATTACAAAAAAAAAGtcgaataataaaaataaaaataaaatgaaatttcACTCGAATAGAGTTATATATCCCCATACTTTATAGgcgtatatatttatttatataaaaatataatttaattccctaagttattaaaatattaattaacatGTCATGATTTATGTGCGAGTACAATCTTAATACACTCTTgaataaacataataaataaattaaacttaTTTATGAGTTGGAAACCACTTGCCCCGAATTTGCTTTTGTTAAATCATGAGAGCTAATCACGATACCAATTAAGTTAAAACACATAAAAGAGACGAGTCAATGGATTCTTTTTAGGGTCaaagttgattttttttaaaaaaattatacataaaaTTTAATTGTTTTCTAACTGTGAGAGCCTCTCATTGTAtccatttttaaaattattcttAAATGTGTTTAATGAACCTCATGTAGGATAGCTAACATAGGGATGACAATGAGGCGGAGCGAGAGCGAGTTTGTCATCCTCATTCCCATCTATGAATTTCATCCCTATCCACATACTCATCCTGATCTTGTTTTCCTAACCTAAGAAATGGCAGGTCTACGATAATTCGAGTGGCTGAAGCTGAAGCAACTACTTTCGAAGTAACATAAAGAAAATCAACGACAAACTGCTCAAAAACCCGTCCTCAGTTCGGATTGCTGGCTGCAACTCTCGCGAATTAGTGAATTAGACATGACTCCCCTTAATGAATTTAATGGTCCTTCGACCTTCGTTTGATTCCGATGGCCGGCTTGATACAAATAAACGAATTTTTGTTCTGCGTCTAGCTTTTATAGAAGCGTTAACAATTTATGGATTGGTTGTAGCATTAGTACTTTTATTTGCGAATCATTTTGTTTAATCTTAGAAAtaggaaaaatatatatttttcctaTTTTATTTCTGTGGACTTGTCGTTTGCTTTTTCAAATTAGACACGAAAATATTAATGGGATAAGATGGAGGAGGGTATGGAGATTCTCCgaaccaaaacttattattatttattattattggtgataatattaaatattattaatattttaaaaatatttttattattatattattaatctactaatattattattaatattatttttcggACAGATTCGGTGATGATGATACCCGTCCAAACTATAACGCTACGTTTGGTAGGGGTGATAAGgtgggtttattttttttaacccacCTTATCACTCGTTTGGTacgcgtgattatttaaccaagtcaatacctcctatgaatgattatgttatattaggtgggttaaaataatacatccTCACCCCTTAGGATAATTTATCCAACTCTTAATCCttcatattttttcaattttacccttctcctatatTCAAAcccaccaccacttcccgccgcCACCGAACACCGACCGCCGCCGCCCTCGCCGGCCGACCAGCGCAACCGCCACCGACCGCCGCCGCAACCGCCAGCCGACCATCGACCGCCGTCAACCGCCGGCCGACCGGCGCCTCCGGCCGACGACCGCCGCCGGTTGCCGCCCAGAATCAGTCGCTGACCGATAACTTTCGGCCGACCGACAGCCGTCACTGTTGCCGGACCGCCGCTGCCACCGGagtggaagaagaaaaaaaaagaagaatgggtaattttgtcatttcatcaaaaaattcaaaattatcctacattTAGAAAgctcatgatattatcatgagcccgtgataaataattttatataggGATAAAGTATCTCTTTTATAagatgtgataattttaatctaATGATAAAAACaccacaaatgacttaattgccctcaatatataaaaatcctAAACCTTATTGTTCTCTCATTTTACTCgtagaaattaaaattaaataaatatt from Primulina eburnea isolate SZY01 chromosome 17, ASM2296580v1, whole genome shotgun sequence carries:
- the LOC140817784 gene encoding class V chitinase-like — protein: MASSMKIFLIFSVVSLVELQFCAGQNAVNGVYWFPDSGFAASDINSALFTHIFCAFADLDPQTKQVTISSANNASFYQFTRTVQLNNPSVKTLLSIGGGSANKTVFSQMASQSSSRKSFIDSSIKLARSYGFYGLDLDWEYPQTSSDMTNLGTLLTEWRTAVTTEAQSSGKSALLLTAAFYYAANVNGLNYPVNSINTNLDWVNAMAYDFYGPSWYGYTNSHSMLYDSTSQVSGSYGIDSWIQAGLGAKKLALGIPFYGYAWRLANANNHGMLAPSTGPAAPDGGAMGYTQIKNFIASNTGTVVIYNSTIVTNYCYSGTTWIGYDDTQSVAAKVSYAKQKGLLGYFAWHVGVDSNWALSTQAKQSWGLGEHEAAYYGLSEF
- the LOC140817785 gene encoding mannose-P-dolichol utilization defect 1 protein homolog 2-like is translated as MSSSQAASRRKMVEMKFLGIDFSCALGSLSNGEFPEKDCLLPLISKILGYCIVAASTTVKLPQILKILKNSSVRGLSILSFELEVVGYNALAYCLHKGLPFSAYGELAFLLLQGIILVAIIYYFSQPLGTMTWIRALLYCALAPTILAGRIDPLLFEALYASQHAIFFCARIPQIWANLKNKSTGELSLLTSLMNFAGSMVRVFTSMQEKAPMSVVLGSVIGIMTNGTILSQIILYQKPPAKKQKKAD